The Saimiri boliviensis isolate mSaiBol1 chromosome 19, mSaiBol1.pri, whole genome shotgun sequence genome contains the following window.
gtttacatTCACCCTCTCTTGATTATGTCAACCAGTCTCAAGCTTTTAAGTGTCAATATGCTGTTGACTTCcaaatttgaattttcttctaaGTCTTTTCTACTTCGATGTTTAGTATTTCAGTTTTAACATATCTCAAACTAAACTCCTGATCATAATTTTCAGTCTtcctcttctgtatttttatacacatataaaaatatatatgtgtatatataacacagTCTTTGTTATCTATCATCACTTTCACTGTTTCTGCCCTCATGTAAGTCACTATAAGTCTAAGCCTTGTCAAAATAAGTATGTAGCTTGCTAACAAGGCTCTGAGCTCTACTGGTGCCGCTTTGCCAAGAGTGTAGCTAGGGGGACCATTTGGAGATTTGAGATCGTATCACTCTTCTGTTCAActcccccatcccccactccCTATGCTTCCCCATTTCATTCAAGAGTAAAATCTCCAGCCTTTAAAACAGTTTACCAACAGTCTCCTTGATGTAGCCCTCTCTGAGCACTGATTTTCCCGAGTCAGTTGGTCAAAACTTGCCACTATGGCCTTCTTTATGTTCCTGTTAATAATTTTCTCACTTCATGTCGTTACCAAAATGTTAGCTGATCATTGAAGCATAACCTAATTGCCTAATTAATGCTGTAAGCCTTCTCCTAGTATTCCCTTGCTGTTTATCCCATAACACTTGCCAGCTTCTAACAaatcatctttaaattttttgtgtttttctttattgttcttCTCTCTGTAGTATAAGTTCTTTGAGAATGGGGGTGGTTTGTCTTGTTCCTTGAGTATCCACACAGTGAATAGGCACCAGTAAGTATTGTTGAGTGAATGGTCAGGTCATACACCTTTTCGTCTTAAAATATCTTCCAATGGCTTCCCCTTTCTTGGACTGAAAATGTCTGTGTTCCTACCACCTGCCACATTACTCTTGCTTACTGTAGTACTGCAAACCTGGATTCTTTGCTGTTCTTTAAACAGGCAAGCTCCTGGCTCAGGACCTTTGCTTTCTTGGTTACTGTTTTTTTCCCACATACCTCCATGGATCCATCTTTGTCTTTCACCTCCTTTTGGTTTCTGCACAAATGAGTTTTCAATCAGAACTTTCCAGACAGCCTGTTTTAACATTGTCCCACTCTGGCCTTTTCAATTCTTCCATGCTCTGATTTTCCCCATAGTGCATTTTATCATGTGATATACCAAAGATTTTACTTATTTCCTCTACTTTGCTCATGCCTTAGAATGACATCTCCATGGAGGAAGGggttttgggaatttttttttaaactgctattATCCTCAGTGCTCAACGGTAGGTACTTAGTAACTACTTGCtgaaaaaatgaattcttttttcttcttcttttttctttcttccttcttccttcttttcttcttatttcttcctttcttctttttcttcctttctttttcttctttttctttttcttcttcttctttttcttccttcttcttcttgttcttctttcttcttcttcttccttccttcttcttcttcttcttcctcttcctcttttgagatagagtctagctctgtaccctaggctggagtgcagtgatgtaatctctgcttagtgcaacctccgcctccctggttcaagctattctcctgcctcagcctgccaagtagctgggattgtaggcatgcactccacgcccagctgtttttttttttttttttttttttttttagtagagacagggtttcaccatgttggccaggctggtcttcaactcctgacctcagatgatactcctgtctcggccttccaatgtgctgggattacaggtgagccaccatgcatggcctgaaaaaaataattcttgataaagtaaaaatttaatattataaaataaaataaaatgttcttgaaTACTACCAGTTATAGTTAGAAAGTATTCTATAACAGcaaaaagaatttattaataaaaagcagaatctatgaaatacttagaaataaacttaacaaCATATGTTTAGGATTTATATAGGTAAAGTTATAAATAtccagaaacatgaaaaagcttGACTAAATACATTTACTTTGTTATTCTAGAGCTGAAATTAATGTTGAGATATCTTTTCTAGATTAAGATACAAAGTTAAAGCCatgtggaattttttaaaaacttcaattaTATCTCAAGTTTATCGGGAAGTATACATATGGAAAAACAGCCcaatgaaaatgttattaaagtaGTGATATTTGCACAATTCTGTAAATACACTAAATAAACCCCACCgaattgtttactttaaaaagggaatttggctgggtgcagtggcacatgcctgtaattccagcactttgggaggctgcagtaggcagattgcttgagcacaggagttcgagaccagcctgggcaacaaagtgagagtctaatctctggaaaaaataaaaaaattagccgggtatggtggtacatgcctgtggtcccagctacatgggaggctgaggtgggaggatggcgaGAACCTGGGGGGCAAAAGTCGTGgtgagccgagagtgtgccactgcactctagcccgagCCACAGAACCagatcttgtctcaaacaaaagcaaggtgaattttatggcatgtgaattaaATCTCAGtaatattatacataaaataaagaatttctataggaatacaagaagaaaaaaagctgttttttttttcaagcattcAAACATATAATTATGAAGTTATAATATCCATATACTAGTGGCACAAGAATAAGCATAAATATGAATGAAACAAAACCTAAATAACTTAAAGTTCCAAATACAAGTAAGAATATGTAATAAGTACATTATTACATTACATTGATTATAAATAATCAATGGGCATGAAATGAGTAATGTTCTTAGAACAATGAGCAAACCTTTTGGAATAAAGGCTACTTCCCTACTCCCAGATTATATGTTTAGAATTTAACATAgctagaaaagtaaaaataaaaataaaccaaaaaagaatTAATTGAAAGTGTAGTAGAGATTGTCATCTTTAGGAGGACATGATTTTTCCAggtataagaaaacaaaactatattctatattttttcatgaatgaaaaagagagagctggactcagtggctcactcctgtagtcccagcacttggagaagctgaagtgagcggatcacttgaggtcaggggtttgagaccagcctggccaaaatagtgaaaccctgtctctactaaaaatacaaaagtttgccaggcgtggtggaaggtgcctgtaatcccagttactagggaggctgaggcagaagaattgcttgaacctgggaggtggaggttacgatgagccaagattgaggcgctatactccagcctgggtgatagagctaaaatcagtctcaaaaaggaaagagagagagatacccAAAACAAACCTATAAAGCTAAAGAGACTATTTCACTTAATACAGTGGTTAAGAACTTTAGTTGTAAAATTAGACCATGTTTAAATTACTTCTTAATCATGTACTGGttaagtgaccttgggcaagttagcCAATATCTAAACCATTCTTTATCTATTAATGAGAATTTCATAGGATAATGATAGTAATTGCATCATATGGTGGGTTATAAGGAATGTGTGAGGTAATTAGTACAGTTTTTCATAAGTATTTGAATATATATGAAAGAGATTTTGGCCAGGtgatgtggctcacacctgtaatcctagcacttttgaggggctgaggcaggagattgcttgaggccaggagtttgagaccagcctgggcagtatagcaagaccttttctcttttatataaaaaatttaaaaaacttttgtttaaGGTTTTAACTTCAAGAATAGTAGGTGAAAGACAGCTggtaaattggaaaaaaaaaagtacgtaaCAAAGGAGcattttttggtaaaatattaaggGCTCTTCTAAATTAGAAATGATCTCCacaatgtagaaaaataatatgGACCAAGATCTTGAACAGCTTTTCACTGCTGAAGAAATACAGATGGTCGGCAAAATCATGTGACAGGACATTCAGAATAATAAATAGTTAAATGTaaagagtaactgggactacaggcatgcaccaccatgcccagctaatttttgtatttttagtagagacagggtttcaccatgtcctgacctcaggtaatcccaCCCGTCTTggtctctcagagtgctgggattacaggcatgagccactacacccaatggtatttttttttttttttttttttttaagacggagtttcgctctgtcacccaggctggagtgcagtggcgcaatcttagcttactgcaacttccacctcccaggttcaagcgattctcctgccttagcctcccaagtagctgggattacaggcacctgccgccatgtccggctaatttttgtacttttagcacagatggggtttcaccctgttggccaggctggtctcgatctcctgaccttaggtgatctgcccaccttggcctcccaaagtgctgggattacaggtgtgagccagtgcatcTGGCtggtattttttttgtgtgtgggtaaTGTTATAAGGTTTAGGATGTAGAGTCTCAATATTGTGTTTTATAGTAATTCAGAATACTTATTTTTCCATATACTTAAATAACTAATTTTCTGTGTATTGAATAGTtagatgcatttatttttatttgcatttatttatttatttttgagatgtagtcttgctctgtcaccagtctggagtgcaatggcatgttattggctcacttcaacctctgcctcccaggttcaagtgattcttctgcctcagcctcccaagtagctaggattacaggtgcatgccaccacacccagctaatttttgtatttttagtaaagtcagggtttcaacatgttcaccagactggtctggaactcctgacctcaggtgatctgcccacctcggcctcccaaactgctgtgattacaggcatgagccactgtacccagcctattgtttaaatatttagagATTTGGGATGCTTTCCTTTATAATATGTAACTTTGTTTCAAACACTTCTAAACTAAAAACTATATGTTTAGATGCATAGAGATCTGGCTTATAGCCCTGTTTATTTTCCCATAGGTCACTATTTTCACTGATCTTTGGTtccattgcattttaaaatatcagataggcatatatgtttatattctccattctcattgtctttttttttttttttttaaaaagggttttaccctgttggccaggctggtcttgaactcctgacctcaggtgatcctcctgcttcggcctcccagagtgctgagattacaggcatgagccaccatgcccagcccatccCCATTTTCCTATACAGAATGTAAATAACATGTCTAAGGCAAGGCATAGTATATTATAACCATTGTTCTAACCCTcgctttttttttcatttaataatatatcCTGGAAATCATTCTATAGCAGTATACTGATATCTGTTCCTACTCCtcctacttttgttttctttgacagTTTCTTAGTATTCCACTGTACAGAGATGTACCTTAATTTATTCAGCTAGTCCTCTGTAGAtaattgtttggattttttaaattttttttttttttttgagacggagtgtttcgctcttgttgcccaggctggagtgcaatggcacgatctcggctcactgccacctccacctcctgggttcaggcagttctcctgcctcagcctcctgagtagctgggattacaggcacacgccaccatgcccagctaattttttttgtattttttgtagagacggagtttcaccatgttgaccaggatggtctcgatctcttgacctcgtgatccacccgcctcggcctcccaaagtgctgggattacaggcttgagtcaccgcgcccggccccaatttttttttttttaattaaaatagtggTGTATTTTAGACCCTTGTGCAGACATTGTTTTTTACGAGTGTATCTTGGGATGGACCCTCAAagtaggatttctgggtcaaaggaTGTAGTTAAATGCATATGGAATTTTTTTAGTGTATAACTAGATTGTAGCATTTTGCATGCAGTACATTTTGATACATGCTtgaatttggttttatgttttctatCCTGTTTCATTGGATCATTTGTCTTTTGTCAGTTCTATACTGTTTCAGTGACTcgggctttaaaaataataattggtatGGCTATTCCCTGGCTTTTCTACATTTTAGGTCTTCTGGCTATTCTTGCATGTATGTTTTCACCATTGAACATTATCatcaatttttctaaattttaaagaaattgttggtatttttattgggattgcattaaatttataaatttgcttAGGAAAATTGTCATCTTTATGTCTTCCTATTCAAAAACACAGCATAACTTATATTTGTTCCGTTctttcatgaatattttatagtTAGGAAGAACCCTTTCATGGTTATCCAAAAGTAAAACAGACTACTGTGTGAAGTAGTGAATTCATTTCTAGAGTATGTAGTGAAGATTCATGAATTAGACAGCAGTTTCCAGTAAATTACTTAAATGTTACTTCCCACTCtaagattttatataaaaatacattctgaagaaaataggaatttttaaacTGTCTTTCCTATTCCACATTAAGAGAGAACTCTATTGTTCATTCAAGACTATAAttgaaggctgggcgcagtggcttacgcctgtaatcccagcactttgggaggctgaggcgggcagatcacgaggtcaagagatcaagactatcccagccaacatggtgaaaccctgtctctactaaaaatacaaaaattagttgggcgtggtggcatgcgcctgtggtcccagctagtcgggaggctgaagcaggagaatcgcttgaacccaggagttggaggttgcagtgagccaagatcgtgccactgcactccaacctggtgacagaacaagactccgtctccccatccccccaaaataaaaagagacCAGAATTGAGAATGAGTTATAGAAGAGTAGAAGTAGATTAGGGATTGTCTTATGTAGATTTAGAATCATTTAAGTCAATGAAGGAGGTAGGCAGTGAACTATTACTTTAGAAGACAACCATGGGATACTGtagctaaaaatattttccttttcaaaaatggTACTTTCATATGCTTCATTTATATTTACTCAGTCAAAAGTAAGATAAAAGTAGACTATtgatttgccattttaaaaatgtcaaaaatatcaGGGATATTTCTAAAGACCCACTAATACATAGTTTTATCATATTGAAAGTCAACAAAGATAATATACCATGATAGTCTCTCACATAGAAGCAGATGAGCTAGCATACTGTGACATTAGTACAGTATAACATTAAAAAACCTCTGTTGCCTATTGTATATCTGATATGTGATCCATTAGTTTGTTGGATTGTTAAGTTAAGCTGAAGTGGTATAAGGTTTACTCtctctttaacttttttcttgttCAAATTTTAGGACCCTTCAAAGTTATACAAGAAAGCAGATGATGTTGCAGCCATTGAATGCCAGTCTGAAGAAGTCATCCATCTTCATTCACAGGGAGAAAACAATCTTTTGTCTAAGAAGCTATCTCCAGTACACTCAGAAATGGCAGATTATATTAACGCAACACCATCTACTCTTGTTGGTAGCCGAGATCTTGATTTAAAGGACAGAGCATTACTTAATGGAGGAACTAGTGTAACAGAAAAGTTGGCACAGCTCATTGCTACCTGTCCGCCCTCCAAGTCTTCCAAGACAAAACTGAAGAAGTTAGGAACTGGCACTACAGCAGGATTGGTTAGCAAGGATTTAATCAGGAAAGCAGGTGTTGGCTCTGTAGCTGGAATAATACATAAGGACTTAATAAAAAAGCCAGCTATCAGCACAGCAGTTGGATTGGTAACTAAAGATCCTGGGAAAAAGCCAGTGTTTAATGCAGCAGTAGGATTGGTCAATAAGGACTCTGTGAAAAAACTGGGAACTGGCACTACAGCGGTATTCATTAATAAAGACTTAGGCAAAAAGCCAGGAACTATCACTACAGTAGGACTGCTGAGCAAAGATCCAGGAAAGAAGCTAGGAATTGGTATTGTTCCAGGTTTAGTGAATAAAGAGTCTGGCAAGAAGTTAGGACTTGGCACTGTGGTTGGACTGGTTAATAAAGATTTGGGTAAGAAATTGGGTTCTACTGTTGGCCTCGTGGCCAAAGACTGTGCAAAGAAGATTGTAGCAAATTCAGCAATGGGATTGGTTAATAAGGACATTGGAAAGAAACTAGTGAGTTGTCCTTTGGCAGGCCTGGTCAGTAAAGATGCCATAAACCTTAAAGCCGAAGCACTGCTCCCCACTCAGGAACCACTTAAGGCTTCTTGTAGTACAAACATCAATAATCAGGAAAGTCAGGAACTTTCTGAATCCCTGAAAGACAGTGCCACCAGCAAAACTTTTGAAAAGAATGTTATACGGCAGAATAAAGAAAGCATATTGGAAAAGTTCTCAGTTCgaaaagaaatcattaatttggagaaagaaatgtttaatgaAGGAACATGCATTCAGCAAGACAGTTTCTTATCCAGTGAAAGGGGATCTTATGAAACTTCAAAGCATGAAAAGCAACCTCCTGTGTATTGCACTTCCCCAGACTTTCAAATGGGAGGTGCTTCTGATGTATCTACAGCTAAATCCCCTTTCAGTGCAGTAGGAGAAAGCAATCTCCCTTCCCCATCACCTACTGTATCTGTTAATCCTTTAACCAGAAGTCCCCCTGAAACTTCTTCACAGTTGACTCCTAATCCATTACTTTTAAGTTCTGCTACAGAACTTATTGAAGACATTTCTGAATCTGTTGGAAAGAATCAGTTTACTTCTGAAAGTACCCACTTGAATGTCGGTCATAGGTCAGTGGGTCATAGCATAAGTATTGAATGTAAAGGGATTGATAAAGAGGTAAATGATTCAAAAACTACCCATATAGATATTCCAAGAATAAACTCTTCCCTCGGAAAAAAGCCAAGTTTGACTTCTGAATCCAGTATTCATACTATTACCCCTTCAGTTGTTAACTTCACTAGTTTATTTAGTAATAAGCCTTTTTTAAAACTGGGTGCAGTATCTACATCAGACAAACACTGCCAAGTTGCTGAAAGCCTGAGTACTAGTTTGCAGTCCAAAccgttaaaaaaaagaaaaggaagaaaacctcGGTGGACTAAAGTGGTTGCAAGAAGCACATGCCGGTCTCCAAAAGGGCTAGAATTAGAAAGatcagagctttttaaaaatgtttcatgtagCTCACTATCAAATAGTAATTCTGAGCCAGCCAAGTTCTTGAAAAACATTGGACCCCCTTCATTTGTAGATCATGACTTCCTTAAACGCCGATTGCCAAAGTTGAGCAAATCCACAGCGCCATCTCTTGCTCTCTTAGCTGATAGTGAAAAACCATCTCATAAGTCTTTTGCTACTCACAGACTATCTTCCAGTATGTGCGTCTCTAGTGACCTTTTGTCTGATATTTATAAGCCTAAAAGAGGAAGGCCTAAATCTAAGGAGATGCCTCAACTAGAAGGGCCGCCTAAAAGGACTTTAAAAATCCCTGCGTctaaagttttttcttctttacagtcTAAGGAAGAACAAGAACCCCCAATTTTACAACCGGAAATTGAAATCCCTTCCTTCAAGCAAAGTCTGTCTGTGTCTCCTTTTCCAAAAAAGAGAGGCAGGCCTAAGAGGCAAATGAGGTCACCAGTCAAGATGAAGCCACCTGTACTGTCAGTGGCTCCATTTGTTGCCACCGAAAGTCCAAGCAAGCTAGAATCTGAAAGTGACAACCATAGAAGTAGCAGTGATTTCTTTGAGAGCGAGGATCAACTTCAGGATCCAGATGACCTCGATGACAGTCATAGGCCAAGTGTCTGTAGTATGAGTGACCTTGAGATGGAACCAgataaaaaaattaccaagagAAACAATGGACaattaatgaaaacaattatccgcaaaataaataaaatgaagactttaaagagaaagaaactgttGAATCAGATTCTTTCAAGTTCTGTAGAATCAAGTAATAAAGGGAAAGTGCAATCCAAACTTCATAATACGGTATCAAGTCTTGCTGCCACATTTGGCTCTAAATTGGGCCAACAGATAAATGTCAGCAAGAAAGGAACCATTTATATAGGAAAGAGAAGAGGTCGCAAACCAAAAACTGTCTTAAATGGTATTCTTTCTGGTAGTCCTACTAGCCTTGCTGTTCTTGAGCAAACAGCTCAGCAGGCAACTGGGTCAGCATTAGGACAGATTCTTCCCCCATTACTGCCTTCATCTGCTAGTAGTTCTGAGATTCTTCCGTCACCTATTTGCTCTCAGTCTTCTGGGACTAGTGGAGGTCAGAGCCCTGTAAGTAGTGACGCAGGTTTTGTTGAACCCAGTTCAGTGCCATATTTGCATTTACACTCCAGACAGGGCAGTATGATTCAGACTCTTGCAATGAAGAAGGCCTCAAAGGGAAGGAGGCGGTTATCTCCTCCTACTTTGTTGCCAAATTCTCCTTCGCACTTAAGTGAACTCACATCTCTAAAAGAAGCTACTCCTTCCCCAATTAGTGAGTCTCATAGTGATGAGACCATTCCCAGTGATAGTGGAATTGGAACAGATAATAACAGCACATCAGATAGGGCAGAGAAATTTTGTGGGCAAAAAAAGAGGAGGCATTCTTTTGAGCATGTTTCTCTGATTCCCCCTGAAACCTCTACAGTGCTAAACagtcttaaagaaaaacataaacacaaatgTAAGCGCAGGAATCATGATTACCTCAGCTATGACAAGATGAAAAGGCAGAAACGAAAACGGAAAAAGAAATATCCTCAGCTTCGAAATAGACAGGATCCAGACTTTATTGCAGAGCTGGAGGAATTAATAAGTCGCCTAAGTGAAATTCGGATCACCCATCGAAGTCATCATTTTATCCCCCGAGATCTTCTGCCAACTATCTTTCGAATCAACTTTAATAGTTTCTATACACATCCTTCTTTCCCCTTAGACCCTTTGCACTACATTCGAAAACctgacttaaaaaagaaaagagggagaccCCCTAAGATGAGGGAGGCAATGGCTGAAATGCCTTTTATGCACAGCCTTAGTTTTCCTCTTTCTAGTACTGGATTCTATCCATCTTATGGTATGCCTTATTCTCCTTCACCCCTTACAGCTGCTCCCATAGGACTAGGTTACTATGGAAGGTATCCTCCCACTCTTTATCCACCTCCTCCATCTCCTTCTTTCACCACTCCACTTCCACCTCCTTCCTATATGCACGCTGGTCATTTACTTCTCAATCCCACCAAATACCATAAGAAAAAACATAAGCTACTTCGACAGGAGGCCTTTCTTACAACCAGCAGGACTCCCCTTCTTTCCATGAGTACCTACCCCAGCGTTCCTCCTGAGATGGCCTATGGCTGGATGGTTGAGCACAAACACAGGCACCGTCACAAACACAGAGAACACCGTTCTTCTGAACAACCCCAGGTTTCCATGGACACTGGCTCTTCTCGATCTGTCCTGGAGTCTTTAAAGCGCTATCGATTTGGAAAGGATACTGTTGGAGAGCGATATAAACATAAGGAAAAGCACCGTTGTCACATGTCCTGCCCTCATCTCTCTCCTTCAAAAAGCTTAATAAACAGAGAGGAACAGTGGGTCCACCGAGAGCCTTCAGAATCTAGTCCATTGGCCTTGGGATTGCAGACACCTTTACAGATTGACTGTTCAGAAAGTTCTCCAAGTTTATCCCTTGGAGGATTCACCCCCAACTCTGAGCCAGCCAGCAGTGATGAACATACAAACCTTTTCACAAGTGCAATAGGCAGCTGCAGAGTTTCAAATCCTAACTCCAGTGGCCGGAAGAAATTAACTGACAGCCCTGGACTCTTTTCTGCACAGGACACTTCACTAAATCGGCCTCATAGAAAGGAACCACTGCCTTCTAACGAAAGGGCAGTACAGACGTTGGCAGGTAAGAGGGTTATTTTGTTGCCtgttatttgttaaagaaatagGTTATTTTCCATGGGTGCCTGATAAATGTAGATGAACTTTT
Protein-coding sequences here:
- the ASH1L gene encoding histone-lysine N-methyltransferase ASH1L isoform X1; translation: MDPRNTAMLGLGSDSEGFSRRSPSAISTGTLVSKREVELEKNTKEEEDLRKRNRERNIEAGKDDGLTDAQQQFSVKETNFSEGNLKLKIGLQAKRTKKPPKNLENYVCRPAIKTTIKHPRKALKSGKMTDEKNEHCPSKRDPSKLYKKADDVAAIECQSEEVIHLHSQGENNLLSKKLSPVHSEMADYINATPSTLVGSRDLDLKDRALLNGGTSVTEKLAQLIATCPPSKSSKTKLKKLGTGTTAGLVSKDLIRKAGVGSVAGIIHKDLIKKPAISTAVGLVTKDPGKKPVFNAAVGLVNKDSVKKLGTGTTAVFINKDLGKKPGTITTVGLLSKDPGKKLGIGIVPGLVNKESGKKLGLGTVVGLVNKDLGKKLGSTVGLVAKDCAKKIVANSAMGLVNKDIGKKLVSCPLAGLVSKDAINLKAEALLPTQEPLKASCSTNINNQESQELSESLKDSATSKTFEKNVIRQNKESILEKFSVRKEIINLEKEMFNEGTCIQQDSFLSSERGSYETSKHEKQPPVYCTSPDFQMGGASDVSTAKSPFSAVGESNLPSPSPTVSVNPLTRSPPETSSQLTPNPLLLSSATELIEDISESVGKNQFTSESTHLNVGHRSVGHSISIECKGIDKEVNDSKTTHIDIPRINSSLGKKPSLTSESSIHTITPSVVNFTSLFSNKPFLKLGAVSTSDKHCQVAESLSTSLQSKPLKKRKGRKPRWTKVVARSTCRSPKGLELERSELFKNVSCSSLSNSNSEPAKFLKNIGPPSFVDHDFLKRRLPKLSKSTAPSLALLADSEKPSHKSFATHRLSSSMCVSSDLLSDIYKPKRGRPKSKEMPQLEGPPKRTLKIPASKVFSSLQSKEEQEPPILQPEIEIPSFKQSLSVSPFPKKRGRPKRQMRSPVKMKPPVLSVAPFVATESPSKLESESDNHRSSSDFFESEDQLQDPDDLDDSHRPSVCSMSDLEMEPDKKITKRNNGQLMKTIIRKINKMKTLKRKKLLNQILSSSVESSNKGKVQSKLHNTVSSLAATFGSKLGQQINVSKKGTIYIGKRRGRKPKTVLNGILSGSPTSLAVLEQTAQQATGSALGQILPPLLPSSASSSEILPSPICSQSSGTSGGQSPVSSDAGFVEPSSVPYLHLHSRQGSMIQTLAMKKASKGRRRLSPPTLLPNSPSHLSELTSLKEATPSPISESHSDETIPSDSGIGTDNNSTSDRAEKFCGQKKRRHSFEHVSLIPPETSTVLNSLKEKHKHKCKRRNHDYLSYDKMKRQKRKRKKKYPQLRNRQDPDFIAELEELISRLSEIRITHRSHHFIPRDLLPTIFRINFNSFYTHPSFPLDPLHYIRKPDLKKKRGRPPKMREAMAEMPFMHSLSFPLSSTGFYPSYGMPYSPSPLTAAPIGLGYYGRYPPTLYPPPPSPSFTTPLPPPSYMHAGHLLLNPTKYHKKKHKLLRQEAFLTTSRTPLLSMSTYPSVPPEMAYGWMVEHKHRHRHKHREHRSSEQPQVSMDTGSSRSVLESLKRYRFGKDTVGERYKHKEKHRCHMSCPHLSPSKSLINREEQWVHREPSESSPLALGLQTPLQIDCSESSPSLSLGGFTPNSEPASSDEHTNLFTSAIGSCRVSNPNSSGRKKLTDSPGLFSAQDTSLNRPHRKEPLPSNERAVQTLAGSQPTSDKPSQRPAESTNCSPTRKRSSSESTSSTVNGVPSRSPRLVASGDDSVDSLLQRMVQNEDQEPMEKSLDAVIATASAPPSSSPGRSHSKDRTLGKPDSLLVPAVPSDSCNNSISILSEKLTSSCSPHHIKRSVVEAMQRQARKMCNYDKILATKKNLDHVNKILKAKKLQRQARTGNNFVKRRPGRPRKCPLQAVVSMQAFQAAQFVNPELNRGEEGAALHLSPDTVTDVIEAVVQSVNLNPEHKKGLKRKSWLLEEQTRKKQKPLPEEEEQENNKSFNEAPVEIPSPPETPAKPPEPESTLQPVLSLIPREKKAPRPPKKKYQKAGLYSDVYKTTDPKSRLIQLKKEKLEYTPGEHEYGLFPAPIHVGKYLRQKRIDFQLPYDILWQWKHNQLYKKPDVPLYKKIRSNVYVDVKPLSGYEATTCNCKKPDDNTRKGCVDDCLNRMIFAECSPNTCPCGEQCCNQRIQRHEWVQCLERFRAEEKGWGIRTKEPLKAGQFIIEYLGEVVSEQEFRNRMIEQYHNHSDHYCLNLDSGMVIDSYRMGNEARFINHSCDPNCEMQKWSVNGVYRIGLYALKDMPAGTELTYDYNFHSFNVEKQQLCKCGFEKCRGIIGGKSQRVNGLTSSKNSQSMATHKKSGRSKEKRKSKHKLKKRRGHLSEEPNENINTPTRLTPQLQMKPMSNRERNFVLKHHVFLVRNWEKIRQKQEEVKHTSDNIHSASLYTRWNGICRDDGNIKSDVFMTQFSALQTARSVRTRRLAAAEENIEVARAARLAQIFKEICDGIISYKDTSRQALAAPLLNLPPKKKNADYYEKISDPLDLITIEKQILTGYYKTVEAFDADMLKVFRNAEKYYGRKSPIGRDVCRLRKAYYNARHEASAQIDEIVGETASEADSSETSASEKENGHEKDDDVIRCICGLYKDEGLMIQCDKCMVWQHCDCMGVNSDVEHYLCEQCDPRPVDREVPMIPRPHYAQPGCVYFICLLRDDLLLRQGDCVYLMRDSRRTPDGHPVRQSYRLLSHINRDKLDIFRIEKLWKNEKEERFAFGHHYFRPHETHHSPSRRFYHNELFRVPLYEIIPLEAVVGTCCVLDLYTYCKGRPKGVKEQDVYICDYRLDKSAHLFYKIHRNRYPVCTKPYAFDHFPKKLTPKRDFSPHYVPDNYKRNGGRSSWKSERSKPPLKDLGQEDDALPLIEEVLASQEQAANEIPSLEEPEREGATANVSEGEKKTEESSQDPQSTCTPEERRHNQRERLNQILLNLLEKIPGKNAIDVTYLLEEGSGRKLRRRTLFIPENSFRK